The Mycolicibacterium mageritense genome contains a region encoding:
- a CDS encoding ABC transporter permease, with product MTTNRFAPGTFTPDPRPASVQKMLAAQYALDLKLLLRNGEQLLLTMFIPITLLIGMTLLPLGSFGEHRAATFTPPIMALAVISTAFTGQAIAVAFDRRYGALKRLGATALPVWGIIAGKALAVVTVVFLQAILLGAIGFALGWRPQPAGLALGAVVIALGTAGFAALGLLLGGTLKAEIVLALANLLWFVFAGLGALTLEGGLVPSALRWVARLTPSGALTEALTRAMSLSVDWFGVAVLVVWGGVAAGCAMRWFKFT from the coding sequence ATGACGACCAACCGATTCGCGCCCGGCACCTTCACGCCGGACCCGCGGCCGGCCAGCGTCCAGAAGATGCTGGCCGCGCAGTACGCGTTGGATCTCAAGCTTTTGCTGCGCAACGGCGAGCAGCTGCTGCTCACGATGTTCATCCCGATCACACTGCTGATCGGGATGACGCTGCTGCCGCTTGGTTCGTTCGGTGAACACCGCGCAGCCACGTTCACCCCGCCCATCATGGCGCTCGCGGTGATCTCGACAGCGTTCACGGGCCAGGCCATCGCCGTGGCGTTCGATCGCCGCTACGGTGCGCTCAAACGCCTCGGCGCGACGGCGTTGCCGGTGTGGGGCATCATCGCGGGCAAGGCGCTGGCCGTGGTCACCGTCGTGTTCCTGCAGGCGATCCTGTTGGGCGCCATCGGTTTTGCGTTGGGTTGGCGGCCGCAGCCTGCGGGCCTCGCGCTGGGCGCCGTGGTCATCGCGCTCGGCACGGCGGGGTTCGCCGCGTTGGGCCTGCTGCTGGGCGGCACCCTCAAGGCCGAGATCGTGCTGGCACTGGCAAACCTCTTGTGGTTCGTCTTCGCGGGCCTCGGCGCGCTCACGCTCGAGGGTGGCCTGGTGCCGTCGGCACTGCGGTGGGTGGCCCGACTGACCCCGTCCGGCGCGCTCACCGAGGCGCTGACGCGTGCGATGAGCCTCTCGGTGGACTGGTTCGGCGTGGCCGTGCTGGTGGTGTGGGGCGGCGTCGCGGCCGGGTGCGCGATGCGCTGGTTCAAGTTCACCTGA
- a CDS encoding ABC transporter ATP-binding protein, producing MLLRGVTKHYGSTAAVSGLDLDVQRAEVLALLGPNGAGKTTTVEMCEGFIRPDAGTIEILGLDPVADNARLRERIGVMLQGGGGYPAARAGEMLNLVASYAADPLDPAWLMDTLGLTESARTTYRRLSGGQQQRLALACAVVGRPELVFLDEPTAGMDAHARIVVWELIDALRRDGVTVVLTTHQLTEAEELADRIVIIDHGVPVANGTPAELMRSGAENQLRFTAPRKLDLSLLVSALPEKYKVTEAAPGEYLVEGDIGPQVLATVTAWCARLDVLATDMRVEQRSLEDVFLDLTGRELRS from the coding sequence GTGCTGCTGCGGGGCGTCACCAAGCACTACGGCTCCACAGCGGCGGTGTCCGGACTCGACCTCGACGTGCAGCGCGCCGAAGTGCTGGCCTTGCTGGGCCCCAACGGCGCAGGCAAGACCACCACCGTCGAGATGTGCGAGGGCTTCATCCGCCCCGATGCCGGCACCATCGAGATTCTCGGCCTCGACCCGGTCGCCGACAATGCCCGGTTGCGTGAGCGCATCGGCGTGATGCTGCAGGGCGGCGGCGGGTACCCGGCGGCACGTGCCGGTGAGATGCTCAACCTGGTTGCGTCGTACGCGGCCGATCCCCTGGATCCGGCGTGGCTCATGGACACCCTCGGCCTGACCGAATCCGCCCGCACCACCTACCGGCGCCTGTCCGGCGGACAGCAGCAGCGGCTCGCCCTGGCGTGTGCGGTGGTGGGCCGCCCGGAACTGGTCTTCCTCGACGAACCCACCGCCGGCATGGACGCGCATGCGCGAATCGTGGTGTGGGAGTTGATCGATGCGTTGCGCCGCGACGGCGTGACCGTGGTGCTGACCACGCACCAGCTCACCGAGGCCGAGGAGCTCGCCGACCGAATCGTGATCATCGACCACGGCGTGCCGGTGGCCAACGGAACCCCAGCCGAACTGATGCGCAGCGGCGCCGAGAACCAGTTGCGGTTCACCGCCCCGCGCAAGCTCGACCTGTCCCTGCTGGTCTCGGCGCTTCCGGAAAAGTACAAGGTCACCGAGGCAGCGCCCGGCGAGTACCTCGTCGAGGGCGACATCGGCCCGCAGGTGCTGGCGACCGTCACGGCCTGGTGCGCGCGGCTCGACGTGCTCGCCACCGACATGCGGGTCGAGCAACGCAGCCTCGAAGACGTGTTCCTGGATCTGACGGGACGGGAGTTGCGCTCATGA
- the mptB gene encoding polyprenol phosphomannose-dependent alpha 1,6 mannosyltransferase MptB, producing the protein MATRLSSISSSIARWHGDEGVVGSPLNDAEVVALKRTRLFGATGTVLMAIGALGAGARPVVQDPTFGVRLLNLPSRIQTVSLTMTTTGAVMMALAWLMLGRFALGPRRMSRSQSDRTLLLWALPLLIAPPMYSKDVYSYLAQSEISLIGLDPYRVGPATGLGLDHVFTLSVPSLWRETPAPYGPLFLWIGQGISALTGENIVAAVLCHRLVVLLGVGLIVWATPRLARRCGVAEVSALWLGPCNPLLFMHLVAGIHNEALMLGLMLAGTEFALRGIDAAAPLLPRPVHWPHTRAEWAGWQPMAMLVLGATLISLSSQVKLPSLLALGFVAMALAWRWGGTIKAFFAASLSMGALSLAVMAIIGWASGLGFGWVFTLGTANVVRSWMSPPTLLALGTGQVGILLGLGDHTTAVLGLTRAIGVTIIAILVTWLLLAVLRGRLHPVGGLGVALGATVLLFPVVQPWYLLWAIVPLATWATRPGFRGATIALTLVVGIFGPTANGDRFALFQIVLATLASTVIVLILIGLTYYRLPWRKLPEPAAPPPEEPIARDDAYAESP; encoded by the coding sequence ATGGCCACCCGCCTGTCGTCCATCAGCTCGTCGATCGCCCGGTGGCACGGCGACGAAGGCGTGGTGGGATCCCCGCTCAACGACGCAGAAGTCGTCGCGCTCAAGCGCACCCGGCTGTTCGGGGCTACCGGAACCGTGCTGATGGCCATCGGCGCACTCGGTGCGGGCGCCCGCCCGGTCGTGCAGGATCCGACATTCGGCGTGCGGCTGCTCAACCTGCCGTCGCGCATCCAGACCGTGTCACTGACCATGACCACCACGGGCGCGGTGATGATGGCTCTGGCCTGGCTCATGCTGGGCCGTTTCGCACTGGGGCCGCGGCGCATGTCGCGCAGCCAGTCCGACCGCACGCTGCTGCTGTGGGCGCTGCCCCTGCTCATCGCCCCGCCGATGTACAGCAAGGACGTCTACTCCTATCTCGCGCAGAGCGAGATCTCACTGATCGGGCTCGACCCGTACCGCGTCGGCCCCGCGACCGGCCTCGGGCTCGACCACGTGTTCACGTTGTCGGTGCCCAGCCTGTGGCGCGAGACTCCCGCGCCGTACGGGCCGCTCTTCCTCTGGATCGGCCAGGGCATATCCGCGTTGACCGGCGAGAACATCGTCGCGGCCGTGCTGTGCCATCGGCTGGTGGTGCTGCTCGGGGTCGGACTGATCGTGTGGGCGACACCACGGTTGGCGCGGCGCTGCGGCGTCGCCGAGGTCAGCGCGCTGTGGCTGGGGCCGTGCAATCCCCTGCTGTTCATGCATCTCGTCGCAGGAATCCACAACGAGGCACTCATGCTCGGCCTCATGCTGGCCGGTACCGAATTCGCGCTGCGCGGGATCGACGCCGCAGCGCCGCTGCTGCCGCGCCCCGTGCACTGGCCGCACACCCGCGCCGAGTGGGCCGGCTGGCAACCGATGGCCATGCTGGTCCTCGGCGCCACCCTGATCAGCCTGTCTTCGCAGGTCAAACTGCCGTCGCTGCTCGCGCTCGGTTTCGTGGCGATGGCGCTGGCCTGGCGTTGGGGCGGTACGATCAAGGCCTTCTTCGCCGCGAGCCTTTCGATGGGTGCGCTGTCCCTGGCCGTGATGGCGATCATCGGATGGGCCAGCGGCCTCGGATTCGGCTGGGTCTTCACGCTCGGCACCGCCAACGTCGTGCGCAGCTGGATGTCACCACCGACGCTGCTGGCGCTGGGCACCGGACAGGTCGGCATCCTGCTGGGGCTCGGCGACCACACCACCGCCGTGCTGGGGCTGACCCGCGCCATCGGTGTGACGATCATCGCGATCCTGGTCACGTGGCTGCTGCTCGCGGTGCTGCGCGGGCGCCTGCATCCCGTGGGCGGGCTCGGCGTCGCGCTGGGAGCGACGGTACTGCTGTTCCCCGTGGTGCAGCCGTGGTACCTGTTGTGGGCGATCGTGCCGCTGGCGACCTGGGCCACCCGCCCCGGGTTCCGCGGCGCGACCATTGCATTGACGCTGGTCGTGGGCATTTTCGGACCGACCGCGAACGGCGACCGGTTCGCACTGTTCCAGATCGTGCTGGCGACGTTGGCGAGCACCGTGATCGTGTTGATCTTGATCGGGCTCACCTATTACCGCCTGCCATGGCGCAAGTTGCCCGAGCCTGCCGCACCGCCACCGGAAGAACCGATCGCCCGCGACGACGCCTACGCTGAGTCCCCGTGA
- a CDS encoding helix-turn-helix transcriptional regulator: MSTTPGDVVTATDGQTRRAIIQMLLEGPITAGQISERLGISAAGVRRHLDVLIEAGDAQASAAAAWQHSGRGRPAKRYRLTAAGRAKLGHTYDDLAVAAIRQLREIGGKEAVRTFARRRVDTILAGVTEEPGDVPATAERVAAALTKAGYATTTTPVSGPIHGVQICQHHCPISHVAEEFPELCEAESEAFADILGTHVQRLATIVNGDCACTTHVPLDTENSTATVGSTARARTTTTTSNQGASK, from the coding sequence GTGTCGACGACGCCTGGGGACGTAGTCACAGCCACTGACGGGCAGACCCGACGTGCCATCATCCAGATGCTGTTGGAAGGTCCGATCACGGCCGGGCAGATCAGCGAGCGGCTCGGCATCTCGGCCGCAGGCGTTCGGCGCCACCTCGACGTCCTGATCGAGGCGGGCGATGCGCAGGCGAGCGCGGCTGCAGCGTGGCAGCACAGCGGGCGGGGCCGTCCGGCCAAGCGGTACCGGCTGACTGCCGCGGGGCGGGCCAAGCTCGGCCACACGTACGACGATCTGGCGGTGGCGGCCATTCGGCAGCTGCGCGAGATCGGCGGCAAGGAAGCGGTGCGAACCTTCGCGCGGCGGCGCGTCGACACCATCCTGGCCGGCGTCACCGAGGAACCCGGCGATGTGCCTGCGACGGCCGAGCGGGTCGCCGCGGCGCTGACCAAGGCCGGCTACGCGACCACCACCACGCCGGTGAGCGGCCCGATCCACGGCGTGCAGATCTGCCAGCACCACTGCCCGATATCGCACGTCGCCGAGGAATTCCCGGAGCTGTGCGAAGCCGAGAGTGAGGCCTTCGCCGACATCCTCGGCACCCACGTGCAGCGGCTGGCCACCATCGTCAACGGTGACTGTGCCTGTACCACGCACGTCCCGCTGGACACCGAGAACAGCACAGCAACCGTCGGGAGCACAGCCCGCGCCCGCACGACCACCACCACAAGCAACCAAGGAGCGTCGAAATGA
- the sufB gene encoding Fe-S cluster assembly protein SufB has translation MTITPDTPLTQEETIASLGKYGYGWSDSDVAGAAAQRGLNEAVVRDISAKKNEPEWMLDIRLKALRTFDKKPMPKWGSNLDDIDFDNIKYFVRSTEKQAASWEELPEDIRNTYDRLGIPEAEKQRLVAGVAAQYESEVVYHQIREDLEALGVIFLDTDTGLREHPEIFKKYFGTVIPAGDNKFSALNTAVWSGGSFIYVPPGVHVDIPLQAYFRINTENMGQFERTLIIADEGSYVHYVEGCTAPIYKSDSLHSAVVEIIVKPGARVRYTTIQNWSNNVFNLVTKRARAEAGATMEWIDGNIGSKVTMKYPAVWMTGEHAKGEVLSVAFAGEGQHQDTGAKMLHLAPNTSSNIVSKSVARGGGRASYRGLVQVNKGAHGSRSSVKCDALLVDNVSRSDTYPYVDIREDDVTMGHEATVSKVSEDQLFYLMSRGLTEDEAMAMVVRGFVEPIAKELPMEYALELNRLIELQMEGAVG, from the coding sequence ATGACCATCACGCCCGACACGCCACTCACCCAAGAAGAGACCATCGCCTCGCTGGGTAAGTACGGATACGGCTGGTCGGACTCCGACGTTGCCGGCGCCGCGGCTCAGCGCGGGCTCAACGAGGCCGTCGTGCGGGACATCTCGGCGAAGAAGAACGAGCCGGAGTGGATGCTCGACATCCGGCTGAAGGCGCTGCGCACGTTCGACAAGAAGCCGATGCCCAAGTGGGGCTCCAACCTCGACGACATCGACTTCGACAACATCAAGTACTTCGTGCGGTCGACCGAGAAGCAGGCGGCTTCCTGGGAGGAACTGCCCGAGGACATCCGCAACACCTATGACCGCCTGGGCATCCCGGAAGCCGAGAAGCAGCGCCTGGTGGCAGGCGTCGCCGCACAGTACGAGTCCGAGGTGGTGTACCACCAGATCCGCGAGGATCTCGAGGCGCTCGGGGTGATCTTCCTCGACACCGATACGGGCCTGCGTGAACACCCGGAGATCTTCAAGAAGTACTTCGGCACGGTCATCCCCGCGGGCGACAACAAGTTCTCGGCGCTCAACACCGCGGTGTGGTCGGGTGGGTCGTTCATCTACGTGCCGCCGGGTGTGCACGTCGACATCCCGCTGCAGGCCTACTTCCGGATCAACACCGAGAACATGGGCCAGTTCGAGCGCACGCTGATCATCGCCGACGAGGGCTCCTACGTGCACTACGTGGAGGGTTGTACAGCGCCGATCTACAAGTCGGACTCGCTGCACTCCGCCGTGGTGGAGATCATCGTCAAGCCCGGTGCCCGCGTCCGGTACACGACCATCCAGAACTGGTCCAACAACGTCTTCAACCTGGTCACCAAGCGGGCCCGCGCCGAGGCAGGCGCCACCATGGAGTGGATCGACGGCAACATCGGGTCCAAGGTCACCATGAAGTACCCGGCCGTGTGGATGACCGGTGAGCATGCCAAGGGTGAGGTGCTCTCGGTGGCGTTCGCCGGTGAGGGCCAGCACCAGGACACCGGTGCCAAGATGCTGCACCTGGCACCCAACACGTCGTCCAACATCGTGTCCAAGTCCGTCGCGCGGGGCGGCGGCCGGGCGTCCTACCGTGGGCTGGTCCAGGTCAACAAGGGCGCCCACGGATCGCGCTCGAGCGTGAAATGCGATGCGCTGCTGGTCGACAACGTCAGCCGTTCCGACACCTACCCGTACGTCGACATCCGCGAGGACGACGTCACGATGGGCCACGAGGCCACGGTGTCCAAGGTCAGCGAGGATCAGCTGTTCTACCTCATGAGCCGCGGCCTCACCGAGGACGAGGCCATGGCGATGGTGGTCCGTGGCTTCGTCGAGCCGATCGCCAAGGAACTGCCGATGGAGTACGCACTCGAACTCAACCGGCTCATTGAACTGCAGATGGAAGGCGCGGTCGGCTAA
- the sufD gene encoding Fe-S cluster assembly protein SufD: MAQNLTEAVEGIALNKGELFASFDVNAFEVPGGRDEIWRFTPLRRLRGLHDGSATPTGDATITVSERPGVTVETVERGDERLGQGGVPTDRVAAQAFSSFNTATVVTVKRDTEVAEPIEIVVDGPGKDQVAYGHLQIRVEELSRAIVVVDLRGSGIYADNVEIIVGDSAGLGVIWIADWADDTVHVSAHHAKLGKDAVLGHVNVTLGGDVVRTAATVRFTGPGGDAKLLGTYFADDGQFFESRLLVDHAYPNCKSDVLYKGALQGDPESNLPDAHTVWVGDVLIRAEATGTDTFEVNRNLVLTDGARADSVPNLEIETGEIVGAGHASATGRFDDEQLFYLRARGIPEDQARRLVVRGFFNEIIAKITVSEVRERLTAAIERELAITESKASHS; encoded by the coding sequence GTGGCACAGAATCTGACAGAGGCGGTGGAAGGCATCGCCCTCAACAAGGGCGAGTTGTTTGCCTCCTTCGACGTCAACGCGTTCGAAGTACCGGGTGGCCGCGACGAGATCTGGCGGTTCACGCCGCTGCGCCGGCTGCGTGGCCTGCACGACGGCTCGGCCACCCCGACCGGTGATGCGACCATCACCGTGTCCGAGCGCCCCGGGGTGACGGTAGAGACCGTCGAGCGTGGCGACGAGCGCCTGGGTCAAGGCGGCGTGCCCACCGATCGTGTTGCCGCTCAGGCCTTCTCGTCGTTCAACACGGCGACCGTGGTGACCGTGAAGCGCGACACCGAAGTGGCCGAGCCCATCGAGATCGTCGTCGACGGCCCCGGCAAGGATCAGGTCGCATACGGGCACCTGCAGATCCGGGTCGAGGAACTCTCGCGCGCCATCGTCGTGGTCGACCTGCGCGGCAGCGGCATCTACGCCGACAACGTCGAGATCATCGTGGGCGACTCGGCCGGGCTCGGGGTCATCTGGATCGCCGACTGGGCCGACGACACGGTCCACGTCAGCGCGCATCACGCCAAACTGGGCAAGGACGCCGTGCTCGGGCACGTCAACGTGACGCTCGGCGGCGACGTCGTGCGAACCGCGGCGACCGTGCGGTTCACCGGACCTGGAGGCGATGCGAAGCTGCTCGGCACCTACTTCGCAGACGACGGTCAGTTCTTCGAGTCGCGGTTGCTGGTCGACCACGCGTACCCGAACTGTAAGTCCGATGTCCTCTACAAGGGCGCGCTGCAGGGTGACCCGGAGTCGAATCTGCCCGACGCCCATACCGTTTGGGTCGGCGACGTGCTGATCCGGGCCGAGGCCACCGGCACCGACACGTTCGAGGTGAACCGCAACCTGGTGCTGACCGACGGTGCGCGCGCCGACTCGGTGCCCAACCTGGAGATCGAGACCGGCGAGATCGTCGGTGCCGGGCACGCCAGCGCCACCGGTCGTTTCGACGACGAGCAGCTGTTCTACCTGCGTGCCCGCGGCATCCCCGAAGACCAGGCCCGCCGACTGGTGGTGCGTGGCTTCTTCAACGAGATCATCGCCAAGATCACCGTCTCCGAGGTGCGCGAGCGTCTGACCGCCGCCATCGAACGAGAACTCGCCATCACCGAATCGAAAGCATCGCACTCATGA
- the sufC gene encoding Fe-S cluster assembly ATPase SufC: MTTLEIKDLHVSVTSPEEAEIPILKGVDLTVKSGETHAVMGPNGSGKSTLSYAIAGHPKYTVTSGSITLDGQDVLEMSVDERARAGLFLAMQYPVEVPGVSMSNFLRTAATAVRGEAPKLRHWVKEVKGAMADLEIDPAFSERSVNEGFSGGEKKRHEILQLSLLKPKIAILDETDSGLDVDALRIVSEGVNRYAEAEHGGVLLITHYTRILRYIRPEFVHVFVGGRIVESGGPELADELEENGYVRFTQAVGA, from the coding sequence ATGACCACTCTGGAAATCAAAGATCTGCACGTGTCGGTGACCAGCCCCGAAGAGGCTGAGATCCCGATTCTCAAGGGCGTCGACCTCACCGTGAAGTCGGGGGAGACCCATGCTGTCATGGGCCCCAACGGCTCCGGCAAGTCGACGCTGTCCTACGCGATCGCGGGGCATCCCAAGTACACCGTCACCTCCGGGTCCATCACGCTCGACGGTCAGGACGTGCTCGAGATGAGCGTCGACGAGCGCGCCCGTGCCGGCTTGTTCCTGGCGATGCAGTATCCGGTCGAGGTGCCCGGGGTTTCGATGTCGAACTTCCTGCGCACGGCGGCGACCGCGGTGCGCGGCGAGGCACCCAAGCTGCGGCACTGGGTCAAAGAGGTCAAGGGCGCGATGGCCGACCTGGAGATCGACCCGGCGTTCAGCGAGCGCAGTGTCAACGAGGGTTTCTCGGGTGGTGAGAAGAAGCGCCATGAGATCCTTCAGCTTTCGCTGCTCAAGCCGAAGATCGCGATCCTCGACGAGACCGACTCCGGCCTCGACGTCGACGCGCTGCGCATCGTGAGCGAGGGAGTCAACCGCTACGCCGAGGCAGAGCACGGCGGCGTCCTGCTGATCACGCACTACACCCGGATCCTGCGGTACATCCGGCCCGAGTTCGTGCACGTGTTCGTGGGCGGCCGCATCGTGGAATCGGGCGGCCCCGAACTCGCCGACGAACTCGAAGAGAACGGGTACGTGCGCTTCACGCAGGCGGTTGGTGCCTGA
- a CDS encoding cysteine desulfurase produces the protein MTVARTLDPTVLAEVRADFPILNRVMRGGNQLAYLDSGATSQKPLQVLDAERTFLLNSNGAVHRGAHQLMEESTDAYEQGRADIAAFVGADDDELVFTKNATEAINLVAYVLGDKRFDRAVGPGDVIVTTELEHHANLIPWQELAERTGATLRWYGVTDDGRIDLDSLRLDESVKLVAFSHHSNVTGAVAPVAELVNRAKAVGALTVLDACQSVPHQPVDFHALDVDFAAFSGHKMLGPTGIGVLYGRRELLNAMPPFITGGSMIETVTMEKTTYAPAPQRFEAGTPMTSQVVGLAAAARYLNALGMDAVEAHEAELVAAALDGLSGLPQVRVIGPTTMAHRGSPVSFVVDGIHAHDVGQVLDDDGVAVRVGHHCAWPLHRRFGIAATARASFAVYNTLDEVDRLVAGVKRAVEFFA, from the coding sequence GTGACCGTCGCACGGACTTTGGACCCCACCGTGCTGGCCGAGGTCAGGGCGGACTTCCCGATCCTGAACCGGGTCATGCGCGGCGGGAACCAGTTGGCCTACCTGGATTCCGGTGCGACGTCGCAGAAGCCGTTGCAGGTTCTCGATGCCGAGCGGACCTTCCTGCTCAATTCGAACGGTGCGGTGCATCGCGGCGCGCACCAGCTCATGGAGGAGTCCACCGACGCCTACGAGCAGGGCCGCGCCGACATCGCGGCGTTCGTCGGCGCGGACGACGACGAACTCGTGTTCACCAAGAACGCCACCGAGGCCATCAACCTCGTGGCATACGTGTTGGGGGACAAGCGCTTCGACCGCGCCGTCGGGCCCGGTGACGTCATCGTCACCACCGAGCTCGAGCATCACGCCAACCTGATCCCGTGGCAGGAACTGGCCGAGCGCACGGGCGCGACGCTGCGCTGGTACGGCGTGACCGACGACGGCCGGATCGACCTGGACTCGTTGCGGTTGGATGAAAGCGTCAAACTGGTTGCCTTCAGCCATCATTCGAATGTCACGGGCGCGGTGGCCCCGGTCGCCGAGCTGGTGAACCGCGCGAAGGCCGTCGGTGCTCTGACCGTGCTCGATGCCTGCCAGTCGGTGCCGCACCAGCCGGTCGACTTCCACGCCCTCGACGTCGACTTCGCCGCGTTCTCGGGTCACAAGATGCTGGGCCCCACCGGGATCGGCGTGCTGTACGGGCGGCGTGAGTTGCTCAATGCCATGCCACCGTTCATCACGGGCGGCTCGATGATCGAGACCGTCACGATGGAGAAGACCACCTACGCGCCTGCCCCGCAACGCTTCGAGGCAGGCACCCCGATGACATCGCAGGTGGTCGGACTGGCCGCCGCGGCACGGTATCTGAATGCTCTCGGGATGGACGCAGTCGAGGCGCACGAGGCGGAGTTGGTTGCGGCCGCGCTGGACGGATTGTCCGGTCTCCCGCAAGTCCGGGTGATCGGACCCACGACCATGGCACACCGGGGGTCGCCCGTCAGCTTCGTCGTCGACGGCATCCACGCCCACGACGTCGGGCAGGTGCTCGACGACGACGGTGTCGCGGTCCGCGTCGGGCACCACTGCGCCTGGCCGCTGCATCGGCGTTTCGGGATCGCCGCGACCGCCCGGGCATCGTTCGCCGTGTACAACACGCTCGACGAGGTGGACCGGCTGGTCGCCGGGGTGAAACGGGCTGTGGAGTTCTTCGCGTGA
- the sufU gene encoding Fe-S cluster assembly sulfur transfer protein SufU, with product MRIDQMYQEVILDHYKHPHHRGLREPFGAEVHHVNPTCGDEVTLRVALSEDGETVDDISYDGQGCSISQAATSVLTDQVIGQSVGDALKTVEAFTEMISSRGNVEGDEDVLGDGIAFAGVAKYPARVKCALLGWMAFKDALARASEDVEEQR from the coding sequence GTGAGAATCGACCAGATGTACCAGGAAGTGATCCTGGATCACTACAAGCATCCGCACCACCGCGGGCTTCGGGAGCCGTTCGGCGCCGAGGTTCATCACGTCAACCCGACGTGTGGCGACGAAGTGACGTTGCGGGTCGCGCTGTCCGAGGACGGCGAGACCGTCGACGACATCTCGTACGACGGCCAGGGCTGTTCGATCAGCCAGGCCGCCACGTCGGTGCTCACCGACCAGGTCATCGGCCAGAGCGTCGGTGACGCGCTCAAGACGGTCGAGGCCTTCACCGAGATGATTTCCTCGCGCGGCAACGTCGAGGGGGACGAAGATGTACTCGGTGACGGCATTGCGTTCGCGGGTGTCGCCAAGTACCCGGCACGCGTGAAGTGCGCGCTGCTGGGCTGGATGGCTTTCAAAGATGCGCTGGCCCGGGCCAGCGAGGATGTGGAGGAACAGCGATGA
- a CDS encoding metal-sulfur cluster assembly factor, producing MSETTSDELLADVEEAMRDVVDPELGINVVDLGLVYGLNVEQGDEGAVALIDMTLTSAACPLTDVIEDQSRTALVGAGLVNEIKINWVWNPPWGPDKITEDGREQLRALGFTV from the coding sequence ATGAGCGAGACCACCTCTGACGAACTGCTGGCCGACGTCGAAGAAGCCATGCGCGACGTGGTGGATCCTGAACTCGGCATCAACGTCGTCGACCTGGGTTTGGTGTACGGCCTCAATGTCGAACAGGGCGACGAGGGCGCGGTAGCGCTCATCGACATGACGCTGACGTCGGCGGCCTGCCCGCTCACCGATGTGATCGAGGATCAGTCCCGCACCGCCTTGGTGGGCGCAGGCCTGGTCAACGAGATCAAGATCAACTGGGTGTGGAACCCGCCGTGGGGTCCGGACAAGATCACCGAGGACGGCCGTGAGCAACTGCGTGCGCTCGGTTTCACCGTCTAG
- a CDS encoding bifunctional helix-turn-helix transcriptional regulator/GNAT family N-acetyltransferase, whose amino-acid sequence MSVEMVAQVRRFNRVVTRSAGVLNENYLASGRSLGQDRLLWEIGVQGCDVRDLRSRLGLDSGYLSRLLRALQREGLIMVVPSATDRRVRTAELTAAGLRELETLNNRSDDMAASILTPLTVSQQERLVSAMAQVERLLTASAVRVEQCDPRHPDARYCLATYYTELAQRFHDGYDPAVSPVADDEMTPPAGLLLVASLHGQPVGCGAVIWYPDGVALVKRMWVAASVRGLGLGRRLLTELEARAEQHGAGLMRLETKAELVEAQQMYRACGYREVAPFNDEFYADHWFEKPLSEIRVGRRD is encoded by the coding sequence ATGTCCGTGGAAATGGTCGCCCAGGTCCGTCGGTTCAACCGCGTCGTGACCCGCAGTGCGGGGGTGCTCAACGAGAACTACCTGGCCAGTGGCAGATCGCTCGGCCAGGACCGGCTGTTGTGGGAGATCGGTGTCCAGGGGTGCGATGTCCGTGATCTGCGGTCGCGGCTCGGCCTGGATTCGGGCTACCTCAGCCGGCTGCTGCGGGCACTGCAGCGTGAAGGCCTGATCATGGTTGTGCCGAGCGCTACGGATCGGCGCGTTCGCACCGCGGAGCTCACCGCGGCGGGGCTTCGCGAACTCGAGACGCTGAACAACCGCTCCGACGACATGGCCGCGAGCATCCTCACGCCGCTCACCGTGAGCCAACAGGAGCGCCTGGTATCGGCGATGGCGCAGGTGGAGCGGCTGCTCACGGCATCGGCCGTGCGGGTCGAGCAGTGCGATCCCCGCCATCCCGACGCCCGGTACTGCCTGGCGACCTACTACACCGAGTTGGCGCAACGCTTTCACGACGGCTACGACCCGGCGGTGAGTCCCGTCGCCGACGACGAGATGACACCACCTGCGGGGTTGCTTCTGGTCGCGTCGTTGCACGGTCAACCCGTGGGCTGCGGCGCGGTGATCTGGTATCCGGACGGCGTTGCATTGGTCAAACGCATGTGGGTGGCGGCGAGTGTGCGTGGCCTCGGGCTCGGCAGGCGCCTGCTCACCGAGCTCGAGGCCCGCGCCGAGCAGCACGGGGCCGGCCTCATGCGCCTGGAGACCAAGGCCGAACTGGTCGAGGCACAGCAGATGTACCGCGCTTGTGGATATCGGGAGGTGGCGCCGTTCAACGACGAGTTCTACGCCGACCATTGGTTCGAAAAGCCGCTGTCGGAGATCCGGGTGGGCCGCCGAGACTGA